Genomic window (Zymoseptoria tritici IPO323 chromosome 1, whole genome shotgun sequence):
cctccttTCGCGCGCCGGTCTGGAATCCGCTTCATCAATCAACAACTCTGCAATCCTCTTCAGCTGCACGGCACGGACGACCACACCGAGCGCTCACTTCTTACCGACATATCATCGACTTCACCACATGTGCTTCTCCGATCCCTCGATGCTGGTTTGACACCTGCAGCCAAACACgaacaacatcatcatcatcacaaTCGTTTGACATCATCCCTCGTGCCGGTCACGAACGCCGCATTCACTGCATTTCGATCCGATCTGGAACCTTGTGACCTCGGTCATTCCACGATCGCATCACAAGCGAACCACCCCCTTGGCTCGCTTCATCGAGCTCACGACACATCATGTCCTCACAAACAAGGCTGCTATCGGCAGCTATCCTCCCATCACTCGCAATGGCAGCAGGTGCTTATAAAAAATCGCCCGCCGAAGAGGCGGCGGAGCGTGCGGCGGAAGAAGTCAACAACAAGATGCTCAAATATACAGCCATCACCTGGGCCGCCGTCATATTATGCCTGCTCTTCTACCGATGGGCCATCTACTTCCTCCAACATATCCGTCAACTAGCCAATCTCAACCACGGCACATCCTCCGATGGACGACAACGATATTTCAGCATCCCCGATTCCAATTGGGCCAAGATCAAGCGACATCTCATCGTTGCGCCTCTCTTCAACCGCCGACACAATCGCGAATTCCGCCTATCCGCAGCCATCAATGTCGGAACTTTGCCCGGGCGCATGCAGACTCTCTGGCTGGCCGGATACTTTGCTCTCAACATCACCTTCACCGTCTGGAATATCAACTGGAGCGATGGGAAGGAATTCCGGTCTCAAGGACTGTCAAGAAGCGGCATTCTTGCCGTCCTCAACATGATCCCTCTGTTTGTCCTAGCCGGGCGAAACAACCCTCTCATCTGGCTGCTCGGAATCTCATTCGACAACTACAATCTGATCCACCGCTGGTGTGGCCGGATTGTCGTTGTCGAGGCCGTTGCTCACACTGCCTTCTGGATGTCAGGCAAGCTTATCACGTTGGGTGCCGACAAGGGCTGGGCGGCCATGGGCGAGTCCATGTCTCCCGCCCACGGCGACTTTATCTTCAGCGGCACCGTCGGGTTTGCCGCCTTTTCcctgctgctcctgcaatCGCCTTCCATTGTGCGGCATGCTTTCTACGAAATCTTCCTCCACGttcacatcctcctcgccttgaCCGCTGTCGTCGCCGTGTGGATTCATCTCAAGGAGAAAGCCGCTCAGACCCTACTCCTTGGCGCCGTAATCTGCTGGGCATTGGAACGTCTGATGCGCGTAtacctcctcgtccgcaacAACTTCTCCAAACGTGGCGTCACCAAAGCCGAGATTGAAGCCCTCCCCGGCGATGCTCTTCGCGTCACTCTCCGCACTTCCCGCCCTTGGAAGTTTCGACCTGGCCAACACATCTACCTCTACATTCCTTCCATCGGGATGTGGACGTCCCACCCTTTCTCCCTGGCCTGGTCTGAGGAATCGTCCAACGTGTCCGGCGAGAAGGATCTTCCCATATCCCGCCAAGACATCTTCGCCGCTTCCACAAAATCCACCTCCCTCATCATCCGACGCCGAACCGGCTTTACCAATACCCTATACCGCAAAGCCGAAGCCGCCTCCACGGTTGGACCACTCCAAACGACCGCTTTCGTCGAAGGGCCGTATGGCAACCAATCCTTCCAGTCATATGGTACCGTCATgctcttcgccgccggcgtGGGCATTACGCATCAAGTCCCTCACGTCCGGGATCTCGTCGCAGCGTACGCCAACGGCACCGCTGCAACACGTAAAGTCGTACTCGTCTGGATCATCCAATCGCCCGAACATCTGGAATGGATTCGACCGTGGATGACCCAAATCCTCGGCATGGAGAAACGCCGCGACATTCTCAAAATCCTGCTCTTCGTCACACGACCGCGGAGTACCAAGGAAATCCACTCTCCTAGTGCGAGCGTGCAGATGTTTCCTGGAAAGCCGGATGTGTCTGCGCTGATTGCCAAGGAGCAGGAGCGGCAGGTGGGTGCGATGGCGATCAGTGTCTGTGGTACTGGAGGGTTGAGCGATGATGTGAGGAAAGGAGCGAGGGAGAGAATGGCAGAGACGGAGATTGATTTCTTTGAGGAGGCTTTCAGTTGGTGATTGATGACGCTCCGAGGGAGTGGACGTTATGACGACACACAATTTTTCTTTCTCATGGGCATGCGTAATGGCGCTTACATTTTACGAATGGGTGGTTACACTTTTTCCTCCTTGGACTTGGAACTCGGAGCTATACTTCTTCCGCCTCTCTTCCTTGGTGAAAAGACGGCTTTTTGTCTCGAAGGCATTTTTGGACGAtgcgagaaggaagaaagaaaGCCAGCCAGATCTGCGCAGCGAGCAGAATATCTTCAGCGCAAGTACAGAGCTGAGCACAGCTGGGAGAAGGCAAAGAGGGGAATGAACGAGGAGAATGACGGCATTTTGGAGAGAAGAAAGATAGAGGCACGCGCGGAAATACACGCTGTCCGAGGAACCAAGCAGAGATGGCGTATGTGCCCAGAGATATGGCGGCAGAGAGAGGCGGAAGTGGAGAACAGACTCCTTCCAACACAAACGGGAGGGATATTTGCGAAGCGTCTATAGCAGGCGAGCGATTAAGCGGATTGGAAATCAAAAGCTATACTTCTCATGTGATCTTGGGACCATTGTTTCCTTTTCAATCCAGCTATCCCACCTCCACAAGTTCCCATCTCAACCCATCTACTTCCTCTCGGCCTCAGCCTTCATGCTCGCCTGAATCCAGTCCCTCGCCGCGTTGGctttcttctccaccgcGGCCGGATCATTCAGCAGCTCCTTGAGCTTGTACTTCTCCGGCACGTCCGCGCCCTTTTGCACCGCTTCACGCTCGTACACGCGCTTCTCCCAAGCTTCCAGAGTGGGAAACTCGGACGTGTCGATGCCGGCCCAGGGTCCGGCGGAGATCCAGCCCCAGTGGGCGATGTCCGCCTGGCAATGATATTAGAGATatgggtggaggagagcagGCGATGTGTTGGAGACTTACGATGGTGAGTTTGTCGCCGACGAGGAATTTGCTGCCGGTATCGGAGAGGTGCTTGTCCAGCACGCCGTAGAGGCGTCGAGTCTCGTTCTGGTAGCGGTTGATGCCGTATTCGATCTTCTCCGGGGCGTAGCGGAAGAAGTGGTTGGCTTGGCCTTGCATTGGGCCTTGGCTGGCGTTCTGGAAGAAGCTGTGGGGTGTCAGGAGGGTTTGTCCCGCGATGCAAGTAGGCGAGGAGGCCATTCTTACAGCCAGttcgtcatcttcatccaaATATCGTCAGCAACCAGTACGATTCGCTGGCGGTGAGATTTAGCGAGAACTTTCTCACCTCAATGTACTCCCTCGTTCCCTTGGGATAGCTGATCTTGTACTCGGTATCGTAGCGATCAACGAGATACTGCATGATGCTGCCGCTCTCGAACAGGCGGATCGGTTTGCCGTCCGTGAATGTATCTGTCACAGCGGGAATGCGGCCATTGGGATTGATCTCGAGGAACCATGGCTCCTTCTGGGTGCTATTCACGGGAGGAGAGATGATGTGAGCTGGCTGGATCGATACACTGAGCGATGGACAGCATGGCTTACTTCTTGGAGATGTCGATCTTGGTGTGCTCGTATTTGAGACTCGAGGTCGTTGTCAACGGAGCATATCTCGGGCACGATACTCGGAGGACTCACCCCAATTCTTCGAGAGTGATGGAGACCTTGATGCCGTTCGGCCTGGGTGACGAGGTCTGGTCAGTCTGCCATGTCTTTCCATGCGGAGAAACATGAGGATGCATACGTCTGAGTAGTGTAGAGGTGGATGTTGGAAGACATGATTGAAGGAGGTCGGTGTGTCTACCTGATGGCTGGTCTTTGGTTCAGCGAGTTTGTCTATATAAGGATAAGATAGGAAGTAGAAGAGCGTGAGAACGAAGATGTCTTGATTTCCAATCCATGTGCACGTTCTACGGCGGTAGCGACTGACGTCTTTCGACGTGGGGAGAGCACGACTCCTAAACGTCGGGTAGTCAATGTCTAAACGTCGGGTAATGTCGTTCCTAAGACATTGAGTAGAATTGGAACATGTACGAGGTCGACGACAGGGCAGCGACATAAATCGGCCCAGAATGTCTGGTCAATATCCCATACCTCTACCCGGTGGACTTGTGGTCGTTGTCTTAAGAATTGTGTTTCCCGATGTTTAGACATGGACCGCCCGATGTTTAAGCAGAGACGCCCATCCAAGTGCTTGCATAAGCCGACCTAGACAAGCATTGAGGTGGGAGCTGCTGCCCTGTCGATCACAGCTCCAGCCCCTCCAAAAAGTTCATCCCTCGATCCATCCATGTCAataacaccaccaccaccaccaccaacgacAGCAACAATgtcctccaccgccaacgTGCCCTCGCAATCCACTCTCCCGCCCCTATCCGCCCTCCAAgccctcctcatcaccaacccactcccttcctcttctccccaCACAACTGAACACCAGCACCTCGCCCTCCAAATCGCCCACAACCTAAAACATCAACACAACTGGACGTCTCTCCGCCTACACACCTATTCCTCCTCCAAGACGCCCCTCTCccgtcctctcctctccggCATCCCACCCTCTCGCCTCTACGTCCATCCCGACGAACAAATCGCCCTCCTTCAACGCGCAAAAGAACAGCAACCGAATGGAACTCCTTCGTTAACGAGCCTCAAACCGGAGCGGGAATGGATCCTTCCTAGCCATTTGCGGGAGAAGTGGAGCTTGAGGAAATTCGGGGAGGTGTTCGATGGTATCGGCGTGACCCCCG
Coding sequences:
- a CDS encoding putative FRE ferric reductase-like transmembrane component (Shows sequence similarity to FRE proteins of S. cerevisiae. These proteins are involved in iron uptake. They are ferroxidase(FET)-dependent reductases.) codes for the protein MAAGAYKKSPAEEAAERAAEEVNNKMLKYTAITWAAVILCLLFYRWAIYFLQHIRQLANLNHGTSSDGRQRYFSIPDSNWAKIKRHLIVAPLFNRRHNREFRLSAAINVGTLPGRMQTLWLAGYFALNITFTVWNINWSDGKEFRSQGLSRSGILAVLNMIPLFVLAGRNNPLIWLLGISFDNYNLIHRWCGRIVVVEAVAHTAFWMSGKLITLGADKGWAAMGESMSPAHGDFIFSGTVGFAAFSLLLLQSPSIVRHAFYEIFLHVHILLALTAVVAVWIHLKEKAAQTLLLGAVICWALERLMRVYLLVRNNFSKRGVTKAEIEALPGDALRVTLRTSRPWKFRPGQHIYLYIPSIGMWTSHPFSLAWSEESSNVSGEKDLPISRQDIFAASTKSTSLIIRRRTGFTNTLYRKAEAASTVGPLQTTAFVEGPYGNQSFQSYGTVMLFAAGVGITHQVPHVRDLVAAYANGTAATRKVVLVWIIQSPEHLEWIRPWMTQILGMEKRRDILKILLFVTRPRSTKEIHSPSASVQMFPGKPDVSALIAKEQERQVGAMAISVCGTGGLSDDVRKGARERMAETEIDFFEEAFSW